A DNA window from Massilia putida contains the following coding sequences:
- a CDS encoding GntP family permease: protein MSFIIVLAALAFLMFAAYRGYSVILFAPIAALGAVLLTAPGAVAPVFTGVFMEKMVGFVKLYFPVFMLGAVFGKVIELSGFSESIVNAAIRYIGRSRANAVIVAVCALLTYGGVSLFVVVFAVYPFAAELYRQSNIPKRLMPGAIALGAFSFTMDSLPGTPQIQNIIPTTFFKTTSWAAPVLGTVGSLFIVVVGLSYLEWRRRTALARGEGYGDSLVNEPERIPSTSLPNPALAIMPLIVVGVANFILTRMIPQWYGDAYTVPAEILPGVHTPVTATIKTVVAIWSVEAALLLGIVVVIVTAFRRVSSRFADGSKAAVGGALLAAMNTASEYGFGGVIAALPGFIVVGDALKSIPNPLVNAAVSVSSLAGITGSASGGMSIALAAMSDLFIKGAQAAQIPLEVLHRVVSMASGGMDTLPHNGAVITLLAVTGLTHKESYREIFAVTVIKTLAVFFVIAFYYVTGLV, encoded by the coding sequence CACCTGTGTTTACCGGCGTCTTCATGGAAAAGATGGTCGGCTTCGTCAAGCTGTACTTCCCCGTGTTCATGCTGGGTGCCGTGTTCGGCAAGGTGATCGAGTTGTCCGGCTTTTCGGAATCCATCGTCAACGCCGCCATCCGCTACATCGGCCGCTCGCGCGCGAACGCCGTGATCGTCGCGGTGTGCGCGCTGCTGACGTATGGCGGGGTGTCGCTGTTCGTCGTCGTGTTCGCGGTGTACCCGTTCGCGGCTGAGCTCTACCGCCAGAGCAATATTCCGAAACGCTTGATGCCGGGCGCGATCGCGCTGGGCGCGTTCTCGTTCACGATGGATTCGCTGCCGGGCACCCCGCAGATCCAGAACATCATCCCGACGACGTTCTTCAAGACGACGTCGTGGGCCGCGCCCGTGCTGGGCACCGTGGGTTCGCTGTTCATCGTCGTCGTGGGCCTGTCCTACCTCGAATGGCGCCGCCGCACCGCGCTGGCGCGGGGCGAGGGCTACGGCGATTCGCTCGTCAACGAGCCGGAACGCATTCCGTCGACGTCGCTGCCGAATCCGGCGCTGGCGATCATGCCGCTCATCGTCGTGGGCGTGGCGAACTTCATCCTCACCCGCATGATCCCGCAATGGTATGGCGACGCGTACACGGTGCCGGCCGAGATCCTGCCGGGCGTGCACACGCCGGTGACGGCCACCATCAAGACCGTCGTCGCGATCTGGTCGGTGGAAGCGGCGCTGCTGCTGGGGATCGTCGTCGTGATCGTGACCGCGTTCCGGCGCGTGTCCAGCCGTTTCGCGGACGGCTCGAAGGCGGCCGTCGGCGGCGCGCTGCTGGCCGCGATGAACACGGCATCCGAGTACGGCTTCGGCGGCGTGATCGCGGCGCTGCCGGGCTTCATCGTCGTCGGCGACGCGCTCAAGAGCATCCCGAACCCGCTCGTCAACGCGGCCGTGTCGGTGAGTTCCCTGGCCGGCATCACGGGTTCCGCATCGGGCGGCATGAGCATCGCGCTGGCGGCGATGTCGGACCTGTTCATCAAGGGCGCGCAGGCCGCGCAGATCCCGCTGGAAGTGCTGCACCGCGTCGTGTCGATGGCGAGCGGCGGCATGGATACCTTGCCGCATAACGGCGCGGTCATCACGCTGCTGGCGGTGACGGGGCTGACGCACAAGGAATCGTATCGCGAGATCTTTGCCGTCACCGTCATCAAGACGCTGGCGGTGTTCTTCGTGATCGCGTTCTATTACGTCACCGGTCTCGTGTAA
- a CDS encoding sigma-70 family RNA polymerase sigma factor — protein sequence MPQPSALLSIDLERLRPRLHRYCTRMVGSVLDAEDIVQDALVRALESADRPIDNPEGWLFRIAHNLALDLLRRRARAPDMRDEDDVDLIEDAHDEQARREATSASLPAFMRLPPAQRSAVILFDVLDYSADEIGDILGTTVPAVKSALQRGRGRLRDLAGHYDAAGTRTALPDAERRLLQRYVDLFNARDFDTLREMLAADVRLDLVNRRRLQGAAVGEYFTRYGQSQGWAAWPGLVEGRPAVLIRRPGGIEARPDYFVVLGWAEGHVSSIRDFLFARYAMADAAYVSLSI from the coding sequence ATGCCCCAACCATCCGCCCTCCTGTCGATCGACCTGGAGCGCCTGCGCCCCAGACTGCACCGCTATTGCACACGCATGGTCGGCTCCGTGCTCGACGCCGAGGACATCGTGCAGGATGCCCTCGTGCGTGCGCTGGAGTCCGCGGACCGGCCCATCGACAATCCCGAGGGCTGGCTGTTCCGCATCGCGCACAATCTGGCGCTCGACCTGCTGCGGCGCCGGGCCCGCGCGCCCGACATGCGCGACGAGGACGACGTGGACCTGATCGAGGACGCGCACGACGAACAGGCGCGCCGCGAAGCGACCTCGGCGAGCCTGCCGGCGTTCATGCGCCTACCCCCGGCGCAGCGCAGCGCGGTCATCCTGTTCGACGTACTGGATTATTCCGCCGACGAGATCGGGGACATCCTCGGCACCACCGTGCCTGCGGTGAAATCGGCCTTGCAGCGCGGCCGCGGGCGCCTGCGCGACCTGGCCGGGCATTACGACGCCGCCGGCACGCGCACCGCCCTGCCGGACGCGGAACGGCGGCTGCTGCAGCGCTACGTCGACTTGTTCAACGCGCGCGACTTCGACACGCTGCGCGAGATGCTCGCGGCCGACGTGCGGCTCGACCTCGTGAACCGGCGGCGGCTGCAGGGCGCCGCCGTCGGCGAGTACTTCACGCGCTATGGGCAGTCGCAGGGATGGGCGGCATGGCCGGGCCTCGTCGAAGGCCGGCCGGCGGTGCTGATCCGCCGGCCGGGCGGGATCGAGGCGCGGCCGGATTATTTCGTCGTCCTCGGCTGGGCGGAGGGACACGTGTCGTCGATCCGCGACTTCCTGTTCGCACGCTATGCGATGGCGGATGCGGCGTACGTATCATTGTCGATCTGA